A genomic region of Mycobacterium senriense contains the following coding sequences:
- a CDS encoding nuclear transport factor 2 family protein, whose translation MGKFTRAEIDKAVDNYTKVVEGCSASGDWRPFADLFTEDVVYTEHHYGVFHGREAVRDWIVAVMAPFPHMRFPNDWVAHDEDNDAVVVMIKNLLDHPTDPNGEPFWFPNWTRLVYAGDGLFSSEEDIYNPERDAPGVVAAWMQAGGQLATTDILQPGA comes from the coding sequence ATGGGCAAATTCACCAGGGCGGAAATCGATAAAGCGGTCGACAACTACACCAAAGTCGTCGAAGGGTGCAGCGCTTCGGGCGACTGGCGGCCGTTCGCGGACCTCTTCACCGAGGACGTCGTCTACACCGAGCACCACTACGGCGTGTTCCACGGGCGCGAGGCGGTCCGCGACTGGATCGTCGCGGTGATGGCGCCCTTCCCGCACATGCGTTTTCCCAATGACTGGGTCGCTCACGACGAGGACAACGACGCCGTCGTCGTCATGATCAAGAACCTGCTGGATCACCCGACCGATCCGAACGGCGAACCCTTCTGGTTCCCGAACTGGACCCGGCTGGTGTACGCCGGCGACGGGCTGTTCTCCAGCGAGGAAGACATTTACAACCCCGAGCGGGACGCTCCCGGCGTCGTTGCGGCGTGGATGCAGGCCGGCGGCCAACTCGCCACCACCGACATCCTGCAGCCCGGCGCCTAG
- a CDS encoding SDR family oxidoreductase, giving the protein MNVMDLFRLRGKRALVTGASSGIGRKVAQAYLQAGADVAIAARNVEALERIAGELAADGDGKVVPIRCDVTRPDQVTGMVDRAIAELGGIDVAVCNAGVIDVVPMLDMSPEEFRRIQDTNVTGVFLTAQASARAMVAQGRGGVIITTASMSGSIINVPQQVGHYCASKAAVIHLTKAMAVEFAPYNIRVNSVSPGYILTELVEPLTEYHPQWEPKIPLGRIGRPEELTGLYVYLASEASSYMTGSDVVIDGGYTCP; this is encoded by the coding sequence ATGAACGTGATGGACTTGTTCCGCCTGCGCGGCAAGAGGGCGTTGGTCACCGGGGCGTCCAGCGGCATCGGCAGGAAAGTGGCCCAGGCCTACCTGCAGGCCGGCGCCGACGTCGCCATCGCCGCGCGCAACGTCGAGGCGCTGGAACGCATCGCCGGCGAGCTGGCGGCGGACGGTGACGGCAAGGTGGTGCCGATCCGATGCGACGTGACCCGGCCCGACCAGGTGACCGGCATGGTGGACCGGGCGATCGCGGAGCTGGGCGGCATCGACGTCGCGGTCTGCAACGCCGGCGTCATCGATGTCGTCCCGATGCTGGACATGTCGCCCGAAGAATTCCGGCGCATCCAGGACACCAACGTCACCGGTGTCTTCCTGACGGCGCAGGCATCGGCCCGGGCGATGGTGGCCCAGGGGCGCGGCGGGGTCATCATCACCACCGCCTCGATGTCGGGCAGCATCATCAACGTCCCACAACAGGTCGGCCACTACTGCGCCTCCAAGGCGGCCGTCATCCACCTGACCAAAGCCATGGCGGTCGAATTCGCGCCGTACAACATTCGGGTCAACAGCGTCAGCCCCGGCTACATCCTCACCGAGCTCGTCGAGCCGTTGACCGAGTATCACCCCCAGTGGGAGCCGAAAATCCCGCTCGGTCGCATCGGCCGCCCCGAAGAGCTCACCGGCCTCTACGTCTATCTGGCCAGCGAGGCCTCCAGCTACATGACCGGTTCGGACGTCGTGATCGACGGCGGCTACACCTGCCCCTAG
- a CDS encoding DJ-1/PfpI family protein: MTQIAIVAYPGFTALDMIGPYEVLRNLPGAEVRFVWHEAGPITADSGVLVIGATHSLAETPSPEVILVPGGPSTPVHARDDALLDWLRQAHHRASWTTSVCSGSVILAAAGLLDGRRATSHWLTVPALKAFGAVPVADERIVHQDDIVTSAGVSAGLDLALWLAGQIAGEPRAKAIQLALEYDPQPPFDSGHMSKASATTKAAATALLSRDSVKPANVKATTLLAWEQALGRVRSRRRGRAVASGPAGESEKSRRR; the protein is encoded by the coding sequence ATGACCCAAATCGCCATCGTGGCCTATCCCGGATTCACCGCGCTGGACATGATCGGTCCCTACGAGGTGCTGCGCAATCTGCCGGGCGCCGAGGTGCGCTTCGTGTGGCACGAAGCCGGGCCGATCACCGCCGACTCCGGGGTGCTGGTCATCGGCGCCACCCACTCGCTGGCCGAGACCCCCTCCCCCGAGGTGATTCTCGTTCCCGGGGGCCCGTCGACGCCGGTCCATGCCCGTGACGACGCGCTGCTCGACTGGCTGCGCCAAGCCCACCACCGCGCGAGCTGGACCACGTCGGTGTGCTCGGGATCGGTGATCCTCGCGGCCGCCGGCCTGCTGGACGGGCGCCGGGCGACGTCGCATTGGCTGACGGTCCCCGCGCTGAAGGCATTCGGCGCGGTTCCCGTGGCCGACGAACGCATCGTGCACCAGGATGACATCGTCACCAGTGCGGGCGTGTCCGCCGGGCTCGACCTCGCGCTGTGGCTGGCCGGCCAGATCGCCGGCGAACCCCGCGCGAAGGCAATCCAGCTCGCGCTCGAATACGACCCGCAGCCGCCGTTCGACTCGGGTCACATGTCGAAGGCGTCGGCCACCACGAAGGCCGCCGCGACGGCGCTGCTGTCCCGCGACAGCGTGAAGCCCGCCAACGTGAAAGCCACGACCCTGCTCGCCTGGGAGCAGGCGCTGGGCAGGGTCCGGTCGCGGCGCCGCGGGCGGGCAGTCGCGTCCGGTCCGGCAGGTGAGTCAGAAAAAAGCCGGCGACGGTGA